One window from the genome of Bdellovibrionales bacterium encodes:
- a CDS encoding NADH-quinone oxidoreductase subunit H, producing the protein MGSDAFEITINCIKLVLVFLLMVQAVPILVWLERRGSGFIQNRFGPNRVGPLGLMQLLADAVKFLTKEEFSPKAATKLLFYAAPVFALIPGTLGFAAIPMGSPLKWDNYTFAIQGYDIGVGIVFILGVSSLAAYTILMAGWGSGNKYALMGALRASAQTISYELALGLSIVGIIMMYGTFNLSEMIAAQQGTMVFHAFGNTIATSWLPNWGIFYQPLAAVIFFAATFAESNRLPFDLAEGEAELVAGFHTEYGGFKMLLFFIGEYGHMMVASGLMATFFFGGYNIPWTTTEQVYQWALGIVGTANGASALTSLIHFISFTVKLGIFLWIFIWVRWTLPRFRYDQLMDLGWKTMLPWALANTILSALVIFAVSQVW; encoded by the coding sequence ATGGGTTCTGATGCATTCGAAATAACGATTAACTGTATTAAGCTTGTTCTTGTGTTTTTGTTGATGGTTCAAGCGGTTCCTATCCTTGTATGGCTTGAGCGTCGCGGATCTGGCTTCATTCAAAACCGTTTCGGTCCAAATCGCGTGGGTCCTTTGGGTTTGATGCAGCTTCTTGCCGATGCGGTGAAGTTCCTCACGAAAGAAGAGTTCAGCCCGAAAGCAGCAACTAAGTTGCTCTTCTATGCGGCTCCGGTCTTCGCCTTGATTCCTGGTACTTTGGGTTTTGCGGCAATTCCGATGGGCTCTCCGCTCAAATGGGATAACTACACGTTTGCAATTCAAGGCTATGATATCGGCGTTGGCATCGTGTTCATCTTGGGTGTTTCATCCTTGGCGGCCTACACGATTTTGATGGCGGGTTGGGGATCTGGAAACAAATACGCTCTGATGGGCGCATTGCGTGCGAGTGCCCAAACGATCAGTTACGAATTGGCTCTCGGTCTTTCAATCGTGGGCATCATCATGATGTACGGCACGTTCAACTTGAGCGAAATGATCGCGGCTCAGCAGGGCACGATGGTGTTCCATGCTTTCGGTAACACGATCGCAACGAGCTGGTTGCCTAACTGGGGTATCTTCTATCAACCGTTGGCAGCTGTGATTTTCTTTGCGGCAACTTTCGCCGAATCAAACCGTTTGCCATTCGATTTGGCGGAAGGCGAAGCGGAATTGGTTGCCGGCTTTCATACGGAGTACGGCGGCTTCAAAATGTTGCTGTTCTTCATCGGTGAGTACGGTCACATGATGGTTGCTTCAGGTTTGATGGCAACTTTCTTTTTCGGCGGTTACAACATTCCTTGGACAACGACTGAGCAAGTTTATCAATGGGCCTTGGGCATCGTTGGCACTGCTAACGGCGCGAGCGCTTTGACATCTTTGATCCACTTCATTTCGTTCACTGTTAAACTTGGAATCTTCCTTTGGATCTTTATTTGGGTTCGTTGGACTTTGCCGCGTTTCAGATACGATCAATTGATGGATTTGGGCTGGAAAACAATGCTCCCTTGGGCGTTGGCTAACACCATCCTTTCAGCGTTAGTCATTTTCGCAGTTTCACAAGTTTGGTAG
- a CDS encoding NADH-quinone oxidoreductase subunit A has product MPLGGVIFITVFVAVFGCLCLYLGRLCGGKKFQDEVKLAPYECGIPGQEKKETRVSVKFYLTAILFILFDIEIIFMYPWATSFKEMMASGIGAYALIAMMIFIAVFIFGLFWEIKSKALEWD; this is encoded by the coding sequence GTGCCATTAGGCGGAGTTATATTTATCACTGTGTTCGTAGCGGTGTTTGGCTGCTTGTGTTTGTACTTGGGTCGCCTGTGCGGCGGCAAAAAATTTCAAGACGAAGTAAAGCTGGCGCCATATGAGTGCGGTATCCCTGGACAAGAAAAAAAGGAAACACGCGTTTCCGTAAAATTCTATCTTACTGCAATCCTCTTCATCCTTTTCGATATCGAGATCATCTTCATGTATCCATGGGCAACGAGCTTCAAAGAAATGATGGCGTCCGGAATCGGCGCTTACGCTTTGATCGCCATGATGATCTTCATCGCTGTTTTCATCTTTGGACTTTTCTGGGAAATCAAATCAAAAGCTTTGGAGTGGGACTAG